A genomic window from Silene latifolia isolate original U9 population chromosome Y, ASM4854445v1, whole genome shotgun sequence includes:
- the LOC141633108 gene encoding uncharacterized protein LOC141633108 gives MMFNDDYEGNDVESYSLIQQSCCVPSIMPSSQSFLALPEMPLQSDMQFLSDFDNIFEDLHAETSIIPHVQDTDVPQNQGQLMQSSSKVSRDTRLKRSRHEVHNISEKRRRRRINEKIKTLQELIPPCEKTDKASILDKAAKNIRALQLQVETRAKLQAEFIAQCQYMPFSGNPELQFPYVPIQQVVAGTCVGYYAPSTPFIQLPSPASAVSSFCFPTTRPLNGDSASASVV, from the exons ATGATGTTCAATGATGATTATGAAGGAAATGATGTTGAATCATATTCTTTGATTCAACAATCATGTTGTGTACCTTCAATTATGCCTTCATCCCAAAGTTTCTTGGCTTTGCCTGAAATGCCCTTGCAATCTGACATGCAGTTTCTAAGTGATTTTGATAATATATTTGAAGATTTACATGCAGAAACAAGCATCATTCCTCATGTACAAGATACAGATGTCCCTCAAAATCAA GGGCAATTGATGCAGTCTTCTAGCAAAGTCTCAAGGGATACACGGCTAAAACGGTCAAGACACGAAGTTCATAATATATCTGAGAAA AGACGAAGAAGACGGATTAATGAGAAGATTAAAACTTTACAAGAACTTATTCCCCCCTGCGAAAAG ACGGACAAAGCTTCCATCCTCGACAAGGCAGCAAAGAATATCAGAGCATTACAACTTCAGGTCGAG acAAGGGCCAAACTCCAAGCAGAATTCATTGCTCAGTGTCAGTACATGCCATTTTCTGGGAATCCGGAGCTCCAATTCCCTTATGTGCCGATACAACAAGTTGTTGCAGGAACGTGTGTTGGATATTATGCTCCCAGCACACCATTCATCCAACTTCCCTCCCCGGCTTCCGCTGTTTCGAGTTTTTGTTTTCCGACTACTCGTCCACTCAATGGCGATTCAGCGTCTGCATCTGTCGTTTAA